TTACTATTCTCGAATCAGTATaagcttttttttaatgacatattttgtggtaggtacttacattactatattattatcttaacacaaatcaaaaatagatgatgttttattgaatcattgatgatatttatttcatatgagTACTTTTATaagaatgttattaaaattattgaatacaagttgtattttatttttaacctacTCGTATTATTCGTATTTCAAATTGAGTTCAATAACAAAGCATCTTTCTGAAAAgttttaggtacttaaaaatgttcaactacttatatatatattttttattgtaatttatagttattgtaatattaagatCTGCGGGGGCAACccgaatatttttagaaataaagtgTTAACcaatgcattatattttagttagaatctggatattttttatatttataaagtttttattttaatggggAAATTTTCGAATTACTATCTTAATTTAAACGCATtaagctaaaataataaattattgccaTTGTTGGCTCTAGccttgtatacaatatttttaattaatttaaatttaattactataaaatcaaACTAATATACCTTTTTAAAGATGGTTTTCTAGGCTTGGATAACCTTTAAGACCATTTTCCAATTCAGTATTCTTGAAGCCTCCATTTTCGATACCAGCTAATGTGTGAACATTAGTGTTCTTCGATTTTTTCTTTCCCATGAATAATACAGTCGTACCAAACATCAATgaacctaaaatattataataattaaatttacatactgATTTGAAAGAaggcatttaaataaatatcacataAACTAAACAAccatagattaatattatctttaattgtcaattcaataaatcataatttatatctaataaggtataaatatatatgataataatatgtacagccACTACagctaataattaaagtattaaaatgtgtgtgtagtttatagtataatatatgtaaatgtgTATCTACTTTAAGTGTTTCAAaagatttaatcataatataaataaagtattttctattttctactttgtttcagttttttttttcttacactatcaataattaaaaattattaactaattattgaagcaattaattttataaataatataaaatgttgaaataaaagTTCTCAAGTATATTACCATTAGTAATAGACAAGATCattgaaaactaaattaaattaatttacatcaaTTATGTACATCAGGTACCggctactatttttaatttctattgttcggagaagtttttttttaaggggcAGTCTCCCAAACACGTATGTACGTATGTTTGCAGCTAACTGGGAACTTACTCAATAAGTAGAAACCGGCGTAGAAAATAGCCAAAGCTGTTTTGTAGTCGTATGCTTTTCTGACGGGTTCCACAAACATTGGAACATTACCACCGAAGTTGTTCATCCAAAACAGGAATGCACCAACAGTTGTTGATCGGACAGACATCGGTACAGACTCGACGAGTATGGCAAACAAGATACCGAACCACATTTcggctataataaataataaataaataattatacgtattattgtgttgtattaaaatatcagataataaattaaaacatgaacTGTTGGTATTAACAGGTATTAGACATAGACGACTTACCGAATAAGTAAGATATGGCGAGTGTCACCATGGCACCGGTTGGTCCTAAGTAAATGCTTCCGTATGCAAAAGGTGTAGCGATcaactgtaaaattaaaattatgatacttaatcttaatataggaaatattttaacgtgTTATTATGAAATCTTTAAATGACTTtcgaacaatttaaataatgatttacatacaatatatagctaatgttttattaataaactgtaACGATGTGTTGTGCTTTTACAATGTAACATTTTCAttggaataatttatattttattatgttaaaaattattttattgaataaaaatgtttactgtctacaaaattttaagaatgtaatttattgtttattaaaattaatatttacagccaaaatattctattcactaaattatttaatatttcgtgaaatatactttaaaattgcagtataataaataaattataaccttTTTATTCTTAGTCGATTcaatagtttttctttttttctcttaaaataatatttcattttgatattaaCTCTTAGTTTTACttattgaacataatttttagtttaatattttgccatattagtattatactgttatcataaataattgctATTTGttctgaataaaatattattagattaaactTTCCAATTAGATGACTGTAAATGGAGAGCAAGTCAACTGAACTCTATACCGCATAACGTATTATGTACTGTTAAATGTCTTGTTTTTCACCTTTCTTTCAGGTTTTTATAAAGGTtcttatatgaaattaatactaggcagtgattttatataaatgtttaacctactattatactaaatgacatactttttacatttatgattttttatattcgtttaaaattaaatttttttatatatcaggcttcagatatttttaaaaatatatacaaaaatatgtaaaaatatttgaaaatgaattttatcattattcattctaaaatttacatagttttaaaaaaaagaactatttaaaatatattaatttaataaatttataacttatttgaactcacatatttttaaaactatatttaagttaaattttattatattatgattaaaaatgatgatatttatattacataacacTAAAGTCAACTTTTGTAACAATATTGTgaagatatatattaatataaattaatattaattgaatatctacgtcatattatttatatttcaaaaatgttttgatctATTTCATTccagaattttattatattttaaggccGTTAAATTTTATGAGGCTTAATTGTGGCTGCTtagtataattgatttaaactaattaaaaatagtaatattctaGTCAgattaatagatttaaaataattgtgagttaataatattctatttagtCAGTATTTACAATTCATGGCTAAGACGATAAGTATAATGGGCTCCATTTTTGATTTGATagctatgaaatataaatgtagtatATACGGACCACAAtgattattcttaaataatataacacttattttaaaattataactgtgtTTACATCACATGGTATACCATTTTCATCATATAAAACTACTGAACTTctcataatatgatacatttttatgataaatggatattacctattgtattattgtaggaATTAGTTGATCAGTCTTaccaaattgttttgtataatattaaatttttatgattgataaatttaatactctataatatttttaagggtTTTTATCAGTGTTGACGGTATTTCGATATTTGCATACCTGACTTATAGCTAGCACAGCTACTCTAGATCTTATTCCGTATTTCTTCACAATACTGTCGGAAGTAACTCCACCGATTACAACACCAACGCTACCGACCAAGAATGTGACGACGAACAAAGACCAACCCAAATCGTAACCCGGGAAGATGTCACGGTAAAACAGGTCAGCGTTGTAAGCGAAACAGAATCCTCctgtaaataacaaaacaaacgcaaaacattaaaaaatattttcattcttgactttattttatgttttagataTTGAATTCTATCAGCTCGTACCAGTGTGTCTGATAGAAGCTGCAAtgcacaaaattaaaatttttggttGGAAAAGGACCTTCCAGATGGAGGTTTTCTCGGAACTTTCAGTCGGTGTAGAAGTAGTGTTTTGTACTGCGGAACGAGGTTTCGATGTTTCATTGTTATCATTATCGGCTTCTTCGCTGATTGCTTGTCTCTTAGGTTCAGTCATTGTGGTGATAGCTAAAGCTGCTACGATCAATCCAATCATTCCACTGACATAGTATGGCACTCTCCATCcctaattaatacataatatggtaAAGTTATTAGTAAAGAAAGTTTGTACAAGTTGAAATTTAAGACAGTTTAAGATATGAAGTGAAAGATTAAatctaaactaaaaattaaagtagtaattattatttatattgttgttgaaattttttgtaaacaaaataaaagtaacacaagcgaaaattaaattaaaaatcaaactttgatacttaaaatgtttaaaataagggacaatattttttataaaaatgtattgaagtataagtattataaaaaatttaagtaattattgttttactcaCCAAACCACCAACGTTCATTTCAGTAACGTATCGGCCGACTGGAAAAGCCAAACCAATACCAGCGTAAATTCCCCAGTTAAAGATCGCCATGACTAAACCTCGTTTTTCctgaatcataattaaatagttattagttattactgatTCACTTAGaacattaacataaaattgtaaataacaagtaaaatacttattacgattggtttttttaatgtttcaactatcttgttaagttaaaaataattttctcggACTATTACGAAaagaatgataaataatatttgtttactatCTGCAGTGtagatttgttaaaaataaattaaataaagcaaATTGGCAATAGTAACAATCGATTggagatttatttttcattgtattttacaCGAACAAAGTCGTGATTCTGTGCGTGCTTACCTCTGAAAACAAATCGGACAGTATTCCCGTGGACAAGGGATTGGTACCGGCCTCGCTGTAACAAATAACGAAAGTATGATTATTAATCACCGAGGTCGCGTTTTTTGTTGTTGccgtaattttattgttttaagaatattgttACCCAC
The DNA window shown above is from Aphis gossypii isolate Hap1 chromosome 2, ASM2018417v2, whole genome shotgun sequence and carries:
- the LOC114121551 gene encoding protein spinster homolog 1, which encodes MHSYIKKLGFLYKTYVLTILTLGYLTSEMGHFLIGVTSKATARDVHYGDIKCQLLEHLADSTVFNYTLHERCDTSPDQRSCELLVLEDGSPFCEWNYNGLGFQYQLLAGPAFIAVYSIVGVFFGMAADKFNRVRLLSLCTLISAAAIGLIGMATSYWHLILLRIMLAVGEAGTNPLSTGILSDLFSEEKRGLVMAIFNWGIYAGIGLAFPVGRYVTEMNVGGLGWRVPYYVSGMIGLIVAALAITTMTEPKRQAISEEADNDNNETSKPRSAVQNTTSTPTESSEKTSIWKVLFQPKILILCIAASIRHTGGFCFAYNADLFYRDIFPGYDLGWSLFVVTFLVGSVGVVIGGVTSDSIVKKYGIRSRVAVLAISQLIATPFAYGSIYLGPTGAMVTLAISYLFAEMWFGILFAILVESVPMSVRSTTVGAFLFWMNNFGGNVPMFVEPVRKAYDYKTALAIFYAGFYLLSSLMFGTTVLFMGKKKSKNTNVHTLAGIENGGFKNTELENGLKGYPSLENHL